A stretch of DNA from Streptomyces sp. NBC_01197:
GTTGACGACGGAGGCGCCGACGCCGTGCAGCCCACCGGAGGCCGCGTACGAACCGCCGCCGAACTTTCCGCCCGCGTGCAGCTTGGTCATCACGACCTCGATGCCCGAGAGCCCGGTCTTGGGCTCGACGTCGACCGGGATCCCACGGCCGTTGTCCCGGACCTCGACGGAGCCGTCCTCGTGGAGGATCACATCGATGTGGTCGCAGTAGCCGCCGAGAGCCTCGTCGACGGAGTTGTCGATGATCTCCCAGAGGCAGTGCATCAGACCGCGGCTGTCGGTGGACCCGATGTACATCCCGGGCCGCTTCCGGACCGCTTCGAGCCCTTCGAGTACGAGCAGGTGCCGCGCGGTGTAGTTGGAGCCGTCACGGTCTGCACCGCTCAGCAGCGCAGTGGAAGGCACGGACGTATCGGCGGTCACGCGGTTCGCTCCTCGCTGAATTTATTTTGGGGCCCATTGGGTAAGGCCAGGGCGTCGGTCGCCTGTCAGAGCCTACCGAGCCCTGGTAGAGCCGTTGTTACGCCACCCTAGAAGAGACAGGGCGCCAAACCCGCACCGTACACCTGTTCGATAGCTCGATGGAGTGAAGCACACATCACGTTCCCTTCCAGGCATGAACCATTTAGGCTCCGGGCACGTCCTCATCAACAACCGGCAGCCAGTCGGGAGGATCAACCGAAGACAAGCAATGCGAAACCGTAAAGCCACCGCAATACGGCTTATTCGCCGCCAACCGGCAGCAGACAGCCACCTTGACAAAAAGTTTCAAGGAAAAGCCACGAGCGGGAACGTTTTGGGCCTGGTTGGATGTTGACCCTGGTACGACAGCTCGTCGAGCTAGAGAAGAGGCGACGTGACTACTGTTCTGACCCCCGCGAGCCCGCTGACGGCCGCTGACCGCTGCGACCGATGCGGCGCCCAGGCATACCTGCGCGTTGTCCTCACCAGCGGCGGCGAACTGCTCTTCTGCGCCCACCACGGTCGCAAGTTCGAGCCAGAACTCAAGAAGATCGCCGCGGACATCCAGGATGAGACGGATCGCCTGACGGCCGTCCCGAGCCATTCCGAAGAAGAGGACCGCTGACACCTCGCACCCACGACGAGCCAAGGACCGGTATCAGCCCGGTCGACGGGCGGCCCCGCCTGCAACCCACAGGAGCGGCCGCCCGTTCTCATGCCCGGACCCGGGAGGCGCCGACGCCGAGGGCTCAGCTGGGCCCTGATGCGTCATGTGCGGCGCCGGAGCCCTTCAACGGTGCAACCCCGGCACCTGAGCGGCCCGCACGCAGCCACGGTCACCGCCAGGGCCTTCCTTCAGCTGTGCGACGCCACGGCCTGAGTCATCGCGGACATCCGCGTATAGACACCGGGGCTCTGCGCCCGCCCGCAGCCCGCTCCCCACGAGACCAGACCGATGAGTCGTCCCCGAGCGACCAGCGGCCCTCCGCTGTCGCCCTGACACGCATCATGACCACCCTGGGGCTCACCGGCGCACAGCATGGTCCCCGGCTGGAAAGTACCGCTCGACGCCCCAGGGTAAGCGGACGCGCACTGCGCGTCCGGCAGTACGGAGACCCGGGTGGCGTGCAGCCCCGACGGGTAGTTCCCCGTGCCGGCCGTGTCTCCCCAGCCGTAGACGGTCGCATCCGTGCCGGGTTCCTCGGCCGGGTCGTGCGGCTCGGCGATTCCCATCGCATACGAGGGCGGCAGCGCTTGGGAAAGCCGCAGCACGGCTAGATCTGCCGCATTGCTGACCCGGTCGTACCGTGGGTCGGTCCAGGTCGACCGCACACGGATCTCGCGGCCGGCCGATGTACGCAGGTCGCTGCGGCCCGCGACGACCGACAGATCATGCACTTGGCCCAGCGGGGCCCCGAGGACTTCCTGACTCAGACAGTGGGCCGCCGTCACGACCGCCCGCGGCGACACCACCACTCCCCCGCAGAACTGGCCCGCACGACCTCCTCCGAAGCGCTCACGGCTGGATACCGCGACCACCCAGGGACTGTCGGTCACGGACACCCCCTGGCCGCCGATCACTGCCACCGCAGCAGCGGACGCGGGACCTGGCACGCCCAGCAGCAGTGCTGTCACGGTCAGCGCCAGCACGCCGGTCAGCGCTCGGACGATAGGACGACACATACGACTTCCTGACTCTCCAGTGAACTTGTCTCACTCAGAGTGAATCAGTCTCGTGGCGCATACACCCACACCGGAAACGAGAAGCGGGTCCGTATCTCTCGTTACGGAGAGACACGGACCCGCTTCGGTGCGTCCTGTGGCGGACTGACGAACCGGCGGACTAGTCGAGGTAGTCGCGCAGTACCTGTGAACGCGACGGGTGGCGCAGCTTTGACATGGTCTTCGACTCGATCTGGCGAATGCGCTCACGCGTCACGCCGTAGACCTTGCCGATCTCGTCCAGCGTCTTCGGCTGACCGTCGGTGAGACCGAAGCGCATGGAGACCACGCCGGCCTCCCGCTCGGACAGCGTGTCCAGGACCGAGTGCAGCTGTTCCTGGAGGAGCGTGAAGCTGACCGCGTCGGCCGGGACGACCGCCTCGGAGTCCTCGATGAGGTCACCGAACTCGCTGTCGCCGTCCTCGCCCAGCGGAGTGTGCAGGGAGATCGGCTCACGGCCGTACTTCTGGACCTCGATGACCTTCTCAGGGGTCATGTCGAGCTCCTTCGCCAGCTCCTCCGGGGTGGGCTCACGGCCCAGGTCCTGGAGCATCTGGCGCTGGACGCGCGCGAGCTTGTTGATGACCTCGACCATGTGCACCGGGATACGGATGGTGCGGGCCTGGTCGGCCATGGCCCGGGTGATCGCCTGCCGGATCCACCAGGTGGCGTACGTGGAGAACTTGTAGCCCTTGGTGTAGTCGAACTTCTCGACCGCGCGGATCAGACCGAGGTTGCCCTCCTGGATCAGGTCCAGGAAGAGCATGCCGCGGCCCGTGTAGCGCTTGGCGAGCGAGACGACCAGACGGAGGTTGGCCTCGAGCAGGTGGTTCTTGGCCCGGCGGCCGTCCTCCGCGATGATCTCCAGCTCACGCTTGAGCTTCGGCGCGAGCTTGTCGGCGTTGGCCAGCTTGTCCTCGGCGAAGAGGCCGGCCTCGATGCGCTTGGCGAGCTCCACCTCCTGCTCCGCGTTGAGGAGCGGGACCTTGCCGATCTGCTTCAGATAGTCCTTGACGGGGTCCGCAGTGGCACCGGCGACGGCGACCTGCTGCGCGGGCGCGTCGTCCTCGTCGTCGTCGGAGAGGACGAAGCCCTTGGCCTCGCCGCCCTCTTCCTCCTCCTCGCCGGCCTTGGCGACCGGGGCCTCCTCGGCGGCCTCGTCGCCGTCGTGGAGCTCGTCGGCATCCTTCTTGGAGGCGGTCTTCTTGGCCGCGGTCTTCTTGACTGCCGTCTTCTTCGCGGCGGTCTTCTTGGCAGCCGTCTTCTTGGCAGCGGCCTTCTTCGCGGGCTCGGCGTCGTCAGCCACAGCGTCCACACTGTCGGCAGAAGGAGCGGCAGTGGCCGCCACAGTCCTCGCCGCGGTCGTCTTGACCGCGACGGTCCTGGTGGCGGTCCGCTTCACCGGGCTCTTCGCTGCGACGCTCTTGCGGGGGCGCTTCGGCGACTCCGCGGCACTGACCATCAGAGTCACACCCTCTTCCTCGAGGATCTGGTTGAGGCTGCGCAGAACGTTCTTCCACTGGGTGGCCGGAATCTGGTCAGCCTCGAAGGCCCGGCGTACATCGTCGCCGGCGATCTGCCCATCAGCCTTTCCCCGCTCGATGAGCGCCATGACAGACTCGGACTCGGCGATCTCCGGCGGGAGAGTACGGGATGTGCTGGCCGACACGAACAACCTCTCGAAACGATGGAAACGGCTTCCGGCTCCGCCCTTGAGGGGCCTGGAACCGACGACCGCCGGCTGGGGATGTACCGACGGCGCGGGCTGAGCTTCGGAGCTGTACAGCGCCGCCAACGACGCCTGCATTCCCTCTTCGGCTACCACCTCTTAGGTCATCGCGCTGCCTCAAAGAGTGTTACGCCCAATCCGCGTGGCCCGAGTCACACCTTATTCGCGACATACGGCTCCCCAAGGGACGCTTACCCATAATTACGCCGCCGGACCCCCCTGGGATCCGGCGACACCGGTTCGGCCCCCGCACCCCGGCCGCGCCGCGCGATCAGTGCACGCGCGGCGCGGGAACGACGCGCTCCACCTCCGGGTGGACGGTCAGCAGTTGACGCATGGCCGCCTCCGCGGCCTGCGGGTCGTTCGCGGCGAGCGCGTCGGCGATACGTGCGTGGTGGACGAGAGAGATCTCGGTGGGACGGTCACACCCCGTGACGGGGCCACCCGATACCTGGAGGGCGCCCGAGACGATGCCCGAGAGGTGCTCCAGCATGCGATTGCCCGCGAGCTGGATCAGCAGGGCGTGGAACTCGGCATCGGCACGGGAAAAGGTGACCCCGTCACCCTGAGCCAGAGCGTGGCTCATGATTTCGACCATGTCCGCGAGACGCTGCTGCATGTCCTCACGCCCATGCCCGGCAGCCAGGCGCGCGGCCAGCGGCTCGATCGTCCAGCGCAGCTCGCTCAGCTCCCGTCGCTGGTCGTCACGCTGCGGCCCGAATGCCCGCCATTCGATGATGTCCGGGTCCAGCAGATTCCAGTCGCTGACCGGGCGGACCCGGGTACCGACATTGGGACGGGCGCTGACCAGGCCCTTGGCCTCAAGGACGCGCAAGGACTCCCGCACGACCGTGCGGGACACCTCGAAGCGCTGTCCGATCTCCTCGGGAACCAGCGGACGGTCGGCACCGAGGTCGCCGGAGACAATCATCTGGCCGAGCTGCTGAACCAGCTGACCGTGCAGACCGCGGCCGCGACTGCCCGTCGCCCGTCGGCCCGCCCTGCCCATCTCGGCGTCGCCGCCCCAGGAAGGGGCTCCGGCACGGCCGGCGCCGGGCGCCTCTGCGTACGGATAGCGGTCGAGTTCACCCGAGCCTGCGAGGCCGGACTCGGCAGAGCGGGCGGTGGTCATCATGGAGTGCGCAAGGGTAGTCACGCATCCTTTGTCGGCGCGCCTCGGGCCCCCCTTGAGGTCTTTGGTGAAAAGCACACGAAAGGGTGATCATCGGCCTCCCTGCAATTGACGCCTTATCGGAAAGAACCCGGGCATTCCCCTAGGAGTTGCGTGCAAGGCGCCATCAAGCGGGCCTGGACGGTCACCAACGGGCCCTGCCCCGAAGGCCGGTGAACAGATACGCGCACAGGAGGGCCGCGAGCGACAGCGCGAGGGCCACGCCGACGGGCTGCGACAGGAGGCGGAGAGCCGCGATCAGCCAGCGGTCCGTCTCGTGGGGCCACACCCACGCGAGTTCGCGGAGCCTGGCGGGGAGCCCCGCGACCGAGCGGGCGGCTGGTGCCGCCAGGGCCGCCTGCACCAGCGGCACGACGGCGACCGGTACCGACAGCACGGCGGCCAGCCCCGCGGTCGTACTCCTGAAGACGCCCGCACCCAGCAGCCCCGCCCATGCGCAGCCGACCGTCAGACCCGACCAACCCACGACCAGCGAAGGCCAGTTCTGTGGGATACCACCCAAGACGCCGCCGTACACCAGCCGGAGGGCCCCTGCGTCGACCACGGCCGTGAGCAGGGCCAGCAGGAGGGCCGTCGCACCCGATACTGCGAGTTTGGCGACCAGCAGGCCGAACCGCCCAGAGACACCACCGCGGCCCACAGCCAGCGCCGGGTACCGGAATTCGTCGCCGAACGCGAGAGCGCCCAGCAGTCCCGCCGCGAAGGCCGCGGGCGGCAGCGGAAGCAGATCGGGCCACGCCATCAGCAGATGGGAGAGCGGCGTCTGCCCGGTCCTGGCGAGTGCGACGGACAGCGCGATGGAGAGGGGGAGGATGACGCTCACGACGAGAAGAGCCGTCCGGACGCCGAAGACTCGCCGCAGCTCGTAACGGAGCGGCCTGCACGGCCCCCTGGCCGGGAGCGGAGTGATCACCGGCTGCTGCTCGGAGAGTTCGGATCGCGCCGCGATCAGCGACTGGAGCTCCGGGAGTGCGGACCGGGCCGCGAGTACGGGGGCGTCGGCAGCGGGACCCGCGGAGCCGAAGGGCCCGCGATCGGATCCACCGTAGGGGGGTCCATCGGGGCCGGGCGCTTCGGAGTGGAAGGTTCGGGACTCGGAGGGTTCGGGCTCGGAGCCGGACGTGCCGGGAGTCAGAGCGCCGGCCTCACCCGTCGGGCCCATGTCGCCGGTCTCGTCGGCGAGCTGGTGGATCAGGACGCCGTTCCGAAACGCCGCCTCACCGACCTCGGCGCAACTGCTGCCGTAGACGGAGAGCCTGCTGCCGCCCTCCATCACAACTTCCACCGAGCGGTGCCCCTCGCGGGCCTCACGGCCGAGCAGTCCGGCAAGGCGTGCCGGGTGAGGTGTACGTACGGCGACCCGGGGGCGGAGCCGGGTGCGGGCGAACTCTGCGCCCTCCTGGTCCGCCGCCAGCCGTCCGGCGTCGATGGTGACGACATGATCGGCCGTGCGGGCCGCCGCCTTGGGGTCGCTCGTGGTGTACAGAACAGTGCCGCCCTGGGCCGCGTGGTCGCGGAGCACGCCGAAGAGCCAACTGCTGTCGCGTGGCGAGAGTCCTTCGGTGGGTTCGTCCAGGACAAGCGTCTGCGGGTCGGCGAGCAGGGCGACCGCGAGGCCGAGCCTGCGGTCCATCCCGTGAGAGAGCGAGCCGAGCCGCTGATCCGCGAGGCTGACGAGATCCACGCCTTCGAGCAGTTCGTCGGCGCGCGAGGCCGGCATCCCCGTCACAGCACAGAGCATGCGCAGCTGTCCGCGCACGGTACGCGTGGGGTTCCCGGGCACATCACCGAGCAGGGTTCCCACTTCGGCGGCCGGGCGGGCGATCCGGTGCAGCGGAAGACCCCGGAAGTAGGTGACGCCACGCCCGTGGTCCAGTTCGAGCATCAGCCGCAGGGCGGTGGTCTTACCGGCGCCCTGGGCGCCGAGTAGTGCCGTGATCTGCCCGGGTTCGGCCTCGAAGGTCAGATCGTCCACCGCGGGTGGCAGATCCCGGCGGGGGTGGCTGGTGAGTCCGACGGCCTGGAGCATCGCTTTCTCCCGCGGGTAGCAGGGCCGCCGGGCGGCATGGGCGGCTACCGAAGCAAGATAACGCGACTTTTCGGACTTTTGGTGCAGCGTGGCAGTAGTTCTCAGACCTCGGGGCGGAGCATCGGGGGGTTGAGCAGCGTCGCACCTCCCGCTCTGAACAATTGCGCGGGGCGACCGCCCTGGCGGGTCGTGGTGCCGCCCGAGGGAACGAGGAAGCCCGGTGTACCGGTGACCTTGCGGTGGAAATTACGGGGATCGAGGACCACGCCCCACACCGCCTCGTACACCCGGCGGAGCTCGCCGACCGTGAACTCCTGAGGGCAGAAGGCGGTGGCCAGCGAGGAGTACTCGATCTTCGACCGGGCTCTCTCCACACCGTCCGCGAGAATCCGCGCGTGATCGAAGGCAAGGAGCTCGGGTGGCTCGGCAGCCCTGACGACGGCTCCCTGCTGACCCAGCAGGACCTCGACGGGAGCCCACCGGGCACTGTGGGCGTCGCCACCGGCGCGGGGCGCGGGCAAGTCGGGCGCGAGTGCCAGATGGGCCACACTGACGACCCTCATGCGAGGGTCGCGCTTCGGGTCGCCGTAGGTGCCCAGCTGTTCGAGGTGTGCGCCGTTGCCCGGAGCGGGGACCGGGGCCGAGGGATCGAGGGCGCACAGCCCGGTCTCCTCAGCCAGCTCCCGAGCAGCGGCTGCGCCGAGGTCCTCGTCCGTTTTGACGAAACCGCCGGGCAGCGCCCACCGGCCCTGGTAGGGCGCCTCCCCGCGGCGCACAGCCAGTGCGCACAGCGCATGACTGCGCACCGTGAGCACGACCAGATCGACGGTGACAGCGAAAGGCGGAAAGGCCGACGGGTCGTAGGGCGACATGCCATGATCATAGTCGTCTCTCTGACGATAAACACGCCCTTCGGTATCCACAGTGTTCTCCAATTCACCCGTACTCCGGCGCTCCTCAAGCCCGTTCACAGCCCCAGCTGGAGTCCGGCGGCAGCTTCCTCGACCATCCCGAGGCCCAGCCTGCTGATACGCACGGAGAAGGGCTCTCCAGCCACCGACAGCCCTGACATCTGGATCGCCCCGAGTGGGGCGCTGCCCATCGGCCGGAGTGCGACCGTTGCTGCCGGAACATCGGGACGGATCCCCGCGAGAGTCGTGAGCAGCTGGATCCCGGCGGCAGCGGAGACAGCCGCCGGACGGCAGGCCGCCGGATGCGGGAGTGGGACGCTGTCCTCCGTCCGCTGCACGCCGGCATACATCTCGGGAAGCCGGTGGCCGAAGGTATCGGCCGCAGCGAGCACTCCGCCCAGCAACGAACACGCCTCTTTCTCGAATCCCGAGGCGGCCAGCCCAGCTACCGCGACAGCCGTCTCATGCACGCGCACGGCGCCACCCCGGTGCCCGAACGGATTGTGGCCCCGCTCTCTGGCACCGAGGCTGCGGAGCCCCCAGCCGGAATCCATCGCCGGACCGCCCAGGAGTCTGGCCACCTGCTCCGTCCGCACCTTGTCCAGCAGCCCCTCGGCGAAGCTGCCACCGCCAAGCAGACCGGTGTCAAGAAGATGAGCCGTCCCGGCACCCAGATGCGGAACCAGTTGGCCGTCGGGGGTACGTGCGGCCGCGGGCCTGCCACCCGTTCGGTCCTCGATCCAGAACGTCTGCCGGAACCGGCTGCGGAGCGTGCCGGCCCACTCGCGCCAGCCGTCCGCGCCTGGACGGCCGCACTCGTCGAGCAGCTCGGCCGCGAGCACCGCGGCGCGGTGGGCATGCGCCTGCGTCTCCGCGCGCTGCAAACCTCCGGCTCCGGGCTCGCCGAGCAGACACTCCTCATCCGCCGCCGCGCGGAGCCACGCGAGACAGCGCTCTGCCGCGGGGAGCAGCCCTGCCACCTCCCGCTCGGGCAGCCCCCAGCGTCGGGCCTCCGCCAGCAGCACAGGAAAGAGCAGCGTCGCCTCCATCCCTGTACAGCTGGGCGGCAGATGAGGGCCGGCGTCCCTGAGTGGCCCCGGGATACGCCCAGCACCGGGCCCGGCTCCCCCGAGCTGTGTGCGGGCGAGTCTGCGCAGCGTGGCGGCGGCAAGACGGGTACCGAGGGGAAGCGTCATCCGGGCGGTCCAGAGGATCTCCGCGGGCGCGAACCCACAGCGCCATGGCACGCCCGCCACCGGGTAGATGTCGACGGGGTGGCCCGGATCTCGGACCAGCATCGCCCGCAGATCCTCCAGACTGGTGCGCATCAGTTTTTGCGCCCGGGGATCGTCGCCGTCCGCGCTCGCCGGGGACAGCACACCTCCGAGCAGCGGGCCCGCCGGGCGGGACGGCGCGTCCGCGCGGATCCGGAGTTCGATGTTCCTGGAACCTCCCGGCGGCAGTTCGAGCTTCCATCTGAGCAGCCCTGTGGCGGCCAGCGAATCCTCCGGCGGAGGGTCTGCCGTGACAACGGCATGGCGCCCCTCTCCCGACCAGCGCAGACCGGCTCCGTGGACACTGGCCGGCAGTTCCGCCCCCGGAGATCCGGCCGCGACGGCTCCCAGGAACGCCAGGTCCGTACCGAGCCCGATCTCCACCGGCACCCGCAGAGTCCGGTCCGAGGCACTGCGCAGTGTGATCCGCTCCGTGCCATCGGCGGAGCGCAGGCGCTCCACGATCAGCTCGGGATCGGGCCCGACGGCGCCGGGCAGACGCACCACAGCGACGAACCGGGCTCGCCCTGCTCCGATCAACCCGCCCCGGACTGCGACCGGTTCACGCCCGGACACCCGAACATGACAGCGGGAGAGGAGGCGTCGCCCCGACTGGTAGTAGCCGTCGAAGCCCTGGCCGGTCAATTGCCCGTGAGCAGGCGAAATGGCCAGTCCGGGGAGGCCCACGCAGATCAACGCGTTGTGTACGGAGGGCAGTTCACTTCGCCGGCGTGGACCTGCGGGCATGACCGCGGGAGCGGGCCCTGCCGAATGGTCTCCGGCTGCCCCGCGGGTTCCTGAAGGGACGCTGAGAGCCATCTTCCGCCTCCTGAGCGCTACGGCCGGTTGCGGCGGAGCTCCCGGCGCGGACCGCCGCGCACCGCCATCGGGATGAACGGCGCCGGACGTGGCCGGGTCACGGCCGTACCTGTGTCCCGCCCCTCATCGCCCAGTCCGCGATCCGCGCTGACCGGTGCGGCGGCGCGACCGACCGCGCCCGGCGGGCGGCCCCGGCCGGTCGGTTCCCGGGAGGGTGTCCTGGCGGGCACCCGGCGGTTTGGGAGAAGTACGCCGGCCGCTGAGCGCGGGCGGCTTACCCGATGCCACCCGGCTGCTCCGCTCCCGGCGCAGGCAGTGCCGGAGTGCCTCGGGGTCGAGCCCTTCATTGCACGCCTGGTGAAGCAGTCGGGCAAAAATGTACTCGGGGTCGAGGGCCAGAGCTCGCCCCAGGGCCACCCGGGCACCCGGTTCGTCACCCGTCGACCAGGCCACCCAACCCGCGAGGGTCAGTGGGGCCGCGGCGTATTCGGCGTACGGGCCGACACAGCGGCGTGCCAGGGCCCGCCACAGCCGCACGACCGACGCGGCGGACGGTCCTTCCATCCACTCGGCGGCACGGTCGCGGGTCGTTCGGTCCTGGAGCCCGAGAAGGACCAGAGCGGCCTCATCGTCGGTGATGAGCGCATCGTCCGCCGTATCGGCCTCTGCCCAGCCCGGCGGCTGCGGCGTCCGCCCGATGCGGCGGACGAGTCGCCGGGCAGTGTCCAGCGTCTCCTGTCCGACCTGTTCACGGTCGGCACCGGCCAGGATCCTCGGCACCAGAGCACCAGCCGCCTCGTCCAGGGCACGTTCCTGTGCCGCCGTGCGGGGCGGCTGCCACGGGGTGAGCCTGGCCTCCATCTCCTGGAGTGATCCTCGCACCTGGATTCCCGCGTACGCCGCGGCCGCGGCCATCACCGAAGTGCCGGGCAGGGCCATGGCGTTCCCGTCGGAAGGGCAGCACCGAGTGTCGGGGCAGCAGTAGGAGAAGAACCTGCCGTCGGAGATACAGAGGGCTTCGGGAACAGGCACGTCTCGGGCACCGCAGGCCGTACGCAGATGCTGCGCGAACGGACGAAGCCGCTCCATGACGTCCGCCGGGGTCTCCCCCGGGCCCGGGTCCTGACAGAGGAAGACGATGATGCCCTCCGGCCGCCTGCCTCGGCTCTCGCTACCGGTGACCAGCCCGTCGGCGAGCTGGTCGGCGACCGGCTGCCATTCCTGCGGCGAACGTGGGATACCGAGCCTGAGGCGTCCGCCGAAACGGCCACGGACTCCGTGCAGAGCGACCATTACAACCGAGTTGGTCGGATGAAAGCCCAGCAGATAGGGCAGCGCGTCGGCGAGTTCGGCAGGGCCGCGCAGCGTGACCTGTTCCTGGACGGGCGAAGGACCGTTGGTTTCGTCGTGCTTGTTCATGGCTCGAAGATCCCGCGATCCGTCCGAGTCCGCGACCCCTGTGGATAACGTTATCCACAGGCCGACTGGATCCAGCAGTGCTGTGACCGAACGGCCTCGACTGCACACCGACCCTTCGGTCGGCACCGGATCGGCCTCGGTGGAGGCGCGCCCCGGCACCCAGGGCGTACCCGAGACCGTGACGATCGGGCGGTCGCTCCCGATGAGTTCCTGCCCCAGCGCAGCGAGAGCGGCCCCCTCCTCGGCGATGGCCTGCGCGAGCGCATCCGGACTGCTGTAGTCGCGTCCGAACGCCAGACTGATCACGCCGTCGCACTGCGCTGCGCCGGCCGGCAGGACGTCGAGGTCCGCCAGATCTCCTCGCAGCGCCTTGGCGCCGGCGCCCCCAAGGGCCTGTGCGGAGCCATCCGAGCGAGCCAGTGCGAGAACGGTGTGGCCGTTGCCGAGCAGTTCGGCGACGACGGCGGAGCCGATGGTGCCGGTACCGCCGGTGACGAAGACGCGCATGAGCCCTCCCTGCCGTGACGGGACCAATGCCCCGTCACTGACCTTGCACGGCGACGGGACAGGTGTCCCATCACCTGTTCTGTTCTCACGCTGGAGGCAACTGGCAACCGGGGCGCCCCAACGACTCGTCGTTGCGGCCGTCGACCTGTTCTCCGAGCGGAGGTACGCAGCCGTGCCGTTCTCCGAGCGGAGGTACGCAGCCGTGGCAGCCAGCGCCGCACTTCAGGAGCGGGACGCCCTCAAGAGCGTCGGTCTCGCGGCCGCCCTGACCGCCGCGCTCATCGCCCGCGAGGCTCCTGACCCGGCTGCGCATCTCGCGAGCGAGCTGGGAGTCCGCGCGTTCAAAAACGGCTACGCCCAGTTGTCCGAAAGCAATCGGGAGGCTCTCCACCTCGGAACTGCTGTTGCAGAATTCCCGGTTGCCCACGGCAAAGAACATGCCGATCTCCTGGAGTTCCCAGACTCACCTCCAGAAGCGCGTCCGATACAGCGGATGGCACGGCCCTCGTTCACGACGGCGATGTCGAAGGGCCACGGGGCCTCCCACGCTCGCTCCATCAGCCGCCGCAGTGATGCCGCTGAGCGAATCGAGGTAAGGGCACGGGCAATGGCGGTTCGACGCGGTATCCGCGTCCCGGACCGCCCGGGCTCAGCCCAGCGTTTCCATCAGAGCGGTGACATAGGCGTCCAGCCGCTCCTCCACGGCTCGCGTCGTCAGGTCTGTCCTCCCTGCCTCCCGCCATGGCTGCGACACCAGCTGCACTTCTTCTGAGAACGCCAGTCCGTCCCGCATCCGCCAGTACAGCCGCTCGCTCGCGGCGGCGGCCAGTACCCCGCCGGCCTCCTCGTACGACTCGGCGAACCGCAGACCCCACGCCGGGCCGTGCAGCAGCGCGAGATTGGTGGAGCAGTGCGCCACATCGAGATCCGCGGGGCCCCGGGAGGTCTGTGCCCAGTCGACGACGCCGGTGATCCGGACATCTGCCGGCGTCGGGGACGGAACTTCGAACAGCACGTTGCCGGGCTGGAAGTCCCGGTGCAGGAACCGCCCCTCATAGGGAGGCGCGGGCTGGCGGATCACGTCGATCGCCGCGGCCCATACCGTCGCGTCGGCGCCCTTCGGAACGACGACGGTGTCGGCTGTAGTCCACGCCACATACTTTCCGGGCCGCGCGGCGGGTCGCAACGCGTGGATCGCCACGAGTTGACGGGCCAGCACAGGGACGCGCGACTCCAGCCCCTCATCGTCGAGGACCGTCCGACCCGCCAGATGTGTCATCAGGAGCGAGGGAGACTCGCAATGCGCGGCGGTCGGATCAACCGCGACCAGTCGAGGAGCCGGTACGCCCGTTCCTGTGAGCAGGGTCAGGGCGCAGGCCTCCCTGTTCAGCCAGTCCTCGGCGTGCTCCACGTTGACGAAGGTCCGCAGCACCAGGTCACGGGTGGTTCCATCCCGCGTGCCGACGATCAGCCTCCACATTTCTGCGGTGATGCCGCCGCGCAGCACCTCGGTTCTGACGACCCGTTCGCCGGCCTTCAGATGCCCGCCCACCCAAGCCAGGATCAACGGTCGGACGGCCCTCGCCTCATCGTGGTTGAACACCGTGCCACCCCATCATC
This window harbors:
- a CDS encoding DUF7455 domain-containing protein, coding for MTTVLTPASPLTAADRCDRCGAQAYLRVVLTSGGELLFCAHHGRKFEPELKKIAADIQDETDRLTAVPSHSEEEDR
- a CDS encoding S1 family peptidase, producing MCRPIVRALTGVLALTVTALLLGVPGPASAAAVAVIGGQGVSVTDSPWVVAVSSRERFGGGRAGQFCGGVVVSPRAVVTAAHCLSQEVLGAPLGQVHDLSVVAGRSDLRTSAGREIRVRSTWTDPRYDRVSNAADLAVLRLSQALPPSYAMGIAEPHDPAEEPGTDATVYGWGDTAGTGNYPSGLHATRVSVLPDAQCASAYPGASSGTFQPGTMLCAGEPQGGHDACQGDSGGPLVARGRLIGLVSWGAGCGRAQSPGVYTRMSAMTQAVASHS
- a CDS encoding RNA polymerase sigma factor → MSASTSRTLPPEIAESESVMALIERGKADGQIAGDDVRRAFEADQIPATQWKNVLRSLNQILEEEGVTLMVSAAESPKRPRKSVAAKSPVKRTATRTVAVKTTAARTVAATAAPSADSVDAVADDAEPAKKAAAKKTAAKKTAAKKTAVKKTAAKKTASKKDADELHDGDEAAEEAPVAKAGEEEEEGGEAKGFVLSDDDEDDAPAQQVAVAGATADPVKDYLKQIGKVPLLNAEQEVELAKRIEAGLFAEDKLANADKLAPKLKRELEIIAEDGRRAKNHLLEANLRLVVSLAKRYTGRGMLFLDLIQEGNLGLIRAVEKFDYTKGYKFSTYATWWIRQAITRAMADQARTIRIPVHMVEVINKLARVQRQMLQDLGREPTPEELAKELDMTPEKVIEVQKYGREPISLHTPLGEDGDSEFGDLIEDSEAVVPADAVSFTLLQEQLHSVLDTLSEREAGVVSMRFGLTDGQPKTLDEIGKVYGVTRERIRQIESKTMSKLRHPSRSQVLRDYLD
- a CDS encoding FadR/GntR family transcriptional regulator, whose amino-acid sequence is MTTLAHSMMTTARSAESGLAGSGELDRYPYAEAPGAGRAGAPSWGGDAEMGRAGRRATGSRGRGLHGQLVQQLGQMIVSGDLGADRPLVPEEIGQRFEVSRTVVRESLRVLEAKGLVSARPNVGTRVRPVSDWNLLDPDIIEWRAFGPQRDDQRRELSELRWTIEPLAARLAAGHGREDMQQRLADMVEIMSHALAQGDGVTFSRADAEFHALLIQLAGNRMLEHLSGIVSGALQVSGGPVTGCDRPTEISLVHHARIADALAANDPQAAEAAMRQLLTVHPEVERVVPAPRVH
- a CDS encoding ABC transporter ATP-binding protein, which produces MLQAVGLTSHPRRDLPPAVDDLTFEAEPGQITALLGAQGAGKTTALRLMLELDHGRGVTYFRGLPLHRIARPAAEVGTLLGDVPGNPTRTVRGQLRMLCAVTGMPASRADELLEGVDLVSLADQRLGSLSHGMDRRLGLAVALLADPQTLVLDEPTEGLSPRDSSWLFGVLRDHAAQGGTVLYTTSDPKAAARTADHVVTIDAGRLAADQEGAEFARTRLRPRVAVRTPHPARLAGLLGREAREGHRSVEVVMEGGSRLSVYGSSCAEVGEAAFRNGVLIHQLADETGDMGPTGEAGALTPGTSGSEPEPSESRTFHSEAPGPDGPPYGGSDRGPFGSAGPAADAPVLAARSALPELQSLIAARSELSEQQPVITPLPARGPCRPLRYELRRVFGVRTALLVVSVILPLSIALSVALARTGQTPLSHLLMAWPDLLPLPPAAFAAGLLGALAFGDEFRYPALAVGRGGVSGRFGLLVAKLAVSGATALLLALLTAVVDAGALRLVYGGVLGGIPQNWPSLVVGWSGLTVGCAWAGLLGAGVFRSTTAGLAAVLSVPVAVVPLVQAALAAPAARSVAGLPARLRELAWVWPHETDRWLIAALRLLSQPVGVALALSLAALLCAYLFTGLRGRARW
- a CDS encoding NUDIX hydrolase, which codes for MSPYDPSAFPPFAVTVDLVVLTVRSHALCALAVRRGEAPYQGRWALPGGFVKTDEDLGAAAARELAEETGLCALDPSAPVPAPGNGAHLEQLGTYGDPKRDPRMRVVSVAHLALAPDLPAPRAGGDAHSARWAPVEVLLGQQGAVVRAAEPPELLAFDHARILADGVERARSKIEYSSLATAFCPQEFTVGELRRVYEAVWGVVLDPRNFHRKVTGTPGFLVPSGGTTTRQGGRPAQLFRAGGATLLNPPMLRPEV